A window of Ruminococcus champanellensis 18P13 = JCM 17042 contains these coding sequences:
- a CDS encoding flavodoxin family protein: protein MSRIVILTGSMRRGGNTDLLAEAFARGASLHNQVEILSVADYPVHPCLGCNACMQRQGHTCVQQDAMQEIYPKLRDADVLVLASPVYFYGISAQLKAIIDRLHTPMRDSFRIRRTALLLVGAASLPELFDAILTEYNLACRFFHLEHAGQVLVRGVKEKGDVRAGDALQQAYDLGASIAEPALNLAKARRLCYTNKIK from the coding sequence ATGAGCAGGATCGTAATTCTTACCGGCAGTATGCGACGGGGTGGGAATACGGACCTGCTGGCGGAGGCATTTGCCCGAGGTGCCAGCCTGCACAACCAGGTGGAAATCCTCTCCGTTGCAGATTATCCGGTACACCCCTGCCTGGGATGTAATGCCTGCATGCAGCGGCAAGGGCATACCTGCGTCCAGCAGGATGCCATGCAGGAAATCTACCCCAAGCTCCGGGATGCGGATGTGCTGGTGCTGGCATCCCCCGTATACTTTTACGGCATCAGTGCTCAGCTGAAAGCCATCATCGACCGGCTCCACACGCCCATGCGAGATTCCTTCCGGATCCGTCGAACGGCTTTGCTGCTGGTGGGTGCAGCCAGCTTGCCGGAGCTGTTTGATGCGATCCTGACAGAATACAATCTTGCATGCCGTTTCTTTCATCTGGAGCATGCTGGACAGGTACTGGTGCGGGGTGTCAAGGAAAAAGGAGATGTCCGGGCAGGGGATGCCTTGCAGCAGGCTTATGACCTGGGTGCATCCATCGCTGAACCTGCACTGAATCTTGCAAAAGCCAGAAGACTGTGTTATACTAATAAAATAAAGTGA
- a CDS encoding phenylpyruvate tautomerase MIF-related protein: MPYIDLKTNVTVSEEKKTALKSALGQAITLLPGKSEQWLMVGIQPDYSLWFQGSDAPAAMIHVEVLGAPNPSAYENMSAKLCEICAAELRIPQNRVYVCYSETANWGWNGSNF; this comes from the coding sequence ATGCCTTATATCGATCTGAAAACAAATGTGACAGTTTCCGAGGAAAAGAAAACTGCGCTCAAATCTGCTCTGGGGCAGGCAATCACCCTGCTGCCCGGCAAAAGCGAACAGTGGCTCATGGTGGGCATCCAGCCCGATTACAGCTTATGGTTTCAGGGTAGTGATGCACCCGCAGCCATGATCCATGTGGAAGTGCTGGGTGCTCCCAACCCGTCTGCATACGAGAATATGTCGGCGAAGCTATGTGAAATCTGCGCCGCTGAACTGCGCATTCCCCAGAATCGGGTCTATGTTTGCTACAGCGAAACAGCAAACTGGGGCTGGAACGGCTCGAATTTCTAA